A region of Kribbella sp. NBC_01245 DNA encodes the following proteins:
- a CDS encoding GNAT family N-acetyltransferase: MTTTAPDGRTLTDGYIRLDRLTTEDIPELYDAIAHPEVYGTGYGGIAGPPRDLDHMREQWTKYADSHLIYAIRLVADNQLVGTSSFAEIDVRNESIEVGATAFRPALWGSGLNPAAKLLMLGHVFDDCGFGRVAIGVDIRNTRSLWAVAKLGAVHEGTMRRFQRCYDGTFRDMVLFSILADEWPDVKKGLQVRLGR; the protein is encoded by the coding sequence GCCGGACCCTGACCGACGGATACATCCGCCTGGACAGACTGACGACCGAAGACATTCCCGAGCTGTACGACGCGATCGCGCATCCCGAGGTCTACGGGACCGGCTATGGCGGCATAGCCGGTCCGCCCCGGGATCTCGACCACATGCGCGAGCAGTGGACCAAGTACGCCGACAGCCATCTGATCTACGCCATCCGGCTGGTCGCGGACAACCAGCTCGTCGGGACTTCCAGCTTCGCCGAGATCGACGTACGGAACGAGAGCATCGAGGTGGGCGCTACGGCGTTCCGGCCGGCGTTGTGGGGGAGTGGGCTCAACCCGGCGGCCAAGCTACTCATGCTTGGGCATGTCTTCGACGATTGCGGATTCGGCCGGGTCGCGATCGGGGTGGACATCCGCAACACCAGGTCGCTCTGGGCCGTCGCCAAGCTGGGTGCGGTCCACGAGGGCACGATGCGGCGGTTCCAGCGTTGTTACGACGGGACGTTCCGGGACATGGTGCTGTTCTCGATCCTCGCGGACGAGTGGCCGGACGTTAAGAAAGGCCTGCAGGTCAGGCTAGGGCGCTGA
- a CDS encoding LLM class flavin-dependent oxidoreductase — translation MISTSVLGVPQSVLGVPLSVLDRSRTRQGESEPEALRQTVRFAQQAEELGYHRFWVSEHHSVPGVVGSAPTVLAAAIAGATSRIRVGTGGVMLPNHQPLVVAEQFGVLESLYPGRIDMGLGRSVGFTNGIRRALGVDKDAVEDFAAQLRELLGYFDGSQQVHPQVHARPGEGLRLPTYVMAVGEGALLAADLGLPLVIAGVRGEDELLGWINRYRSEFRPSAWGEAPYVVLASTVAVADSKEDARRLLLPEAWASAYSRTRGVFPPLQSVDDVLALEMTEKERGFFESSLAGQVYGTPDEVGTTLQGLIARTQADELLVTTNSFDRSELLASYEKLSALA, via the coding sequence ATGATCAGTACGTCGGTGCTGGGCGTGCCGCAGTCGGTGCTGGGCGTGCCGCTTTCGGTCCTGGATCGGTCTCGGACCCGGCAGGGCGAGTCCGAGCCGGAGGCCCTTCGGCAGACGGTTCGGTTCGCCCAGCAGGCCGAGGAGCTCGGGTATCACCGCTTCTGGGTCTCCGAGCACCACAGCGTTCCCGGCGTCGTTGGCTCGGCACCGACAGTACTGGCGGCCGCCATCGCCGGTGCCACCTCGCGCATCCGCGTAGGCACCGGCGGCGTGATGTTGCCGAACCACCAGCCACTGGTGGTCGCGGAGCAGTTCGGCGTCCTGGAGTCGCTCTACCCGGGCCGGATCGACATGGGCCTCGGCCGGTCCGTCGGATTCACCAACGGCATCCGTAGAGCGCTAGGCGTCGACAAGGACGCCGTGGAGGACTTCGCGGCACAACTGCGCGAACTACTCGGCTACTTCGACGGCAGTCAGCAGGTCCATCCCCAGGTGCACGCACGCCCTGGGGAGGGCCTGCGCCTCCCGACGTACGTCATGGCCGTTGGAGAGGGCGCCTTGCTCGCGGCGGATCTAGGACTGCCACTGGTCATCGCAGGCGTCCGTGGTGAGGACGAGCTCCTTGGGTGGATCAACCGGTACCGCTCGGAGTTCCGCCCGTCGGCCTGGGGCGAGGCGCCGTACGTCGTGTTGGCGTCGACGGTGGCAGTTGCCGACAGCAAGGAAGACGCGCGGCGGCTGTTGTTGCCGGAGGCATGGGCTAGCGCCTATTCGCGTACGCGTGGGGTGTTCCCGCCACTGCAGTCGGTGGACGACGTACTCGCGCTGGAGATGACGGAGAAGGAGCGCGGGTTCTTCGAGTCGTCTCTCGCTGGCCAGGTCTACGGCACGCCTGACGAGGTTGGAACCACTCTGCAGGGGCTGATCGCTCGTACGCAGGCGGACGAGCTACTGGTGACTACGAACAGCTTCGACCGTTCGGAGCTGCTTGCGTCGTACGAGAAGCTCAGCGCCCTAGCCTGA
- a CDS encoding dicarboxylate/amino acid:cation symporter: protein MSSAPTVAPKRFTIPFGAQILLGLALGVVLGLIARAGDVGWLATTLTTVGSIFVQLLKLAVPPLVFTAIVISITNLREVSNAARLALRTLGWFLLTSLIAVLIGIGIGLIVNPGRGLSLDTAGAERPENVGSWLDFLTGIIPTNPVAAFVEGNVLQIVFLAAVTGAAALAVGKAAQPVITLSAAVLELVQKALWWVIRLAPIGTAGLIGKAVANYGWDLLSPLAKFSGAIYLGLALVLLVVYPALLAFVARLNPLRFFAGAWPAIQLAFVSRSSVGTMPLTQRVVTDNLGVPKEYAAFSVPFGATTKMDGCAAIYPAIAAIFVAQVFGVDLGLKEYVLIAFVSVIGSAATAGLTGAIVMLTLTLSTLGLPLEGVGLLLAIDPILDMGRTAVNVAGQALVPVLVAKREGILDEDVYNGHEDRAIADNRVPVTV, encoded by the coding sequence GTGTCATCCGCTCCTACTGTCGCGCCCAAAAGGTTCACCATTCCCTTCGGCGCCCAGATCCTGCTCGGCCTCGCGCTCGGCGTCGTCCTCGGGCTGATCGCCCGCGCCGGTGACGTCGGCTGGCTCGCCACGACACTCACCACTGTCGGCTCGATCTTCGTCCAGCTGCTCAAACTGGCCGTCCCGCCACTCGTCTTCACCGCGATCGTCATCTCGATCACCAACCTGCGCGAGGTGAGCAACGCCGCCCGGCTGGCGCTGCGCACGCTCGGCTGGTTCCTGCTCACGTCGTTGATCGCGGTCCTGATCGGTATCGGGATCGGCCTGATCGTCAACCCGGGCCGGGGCCTGAGCCTCGACACCGCCGGCGCCGAACGGCCCGAGAACGTCGGCAGCTGGCTCGACTTCCTCACCGGCATCATCCCGACGAACCCGGTCGCCGCCTTCGTAGAGGGCAACGTGCTGCAGATCGTCTTCCTCGCGGCTGTCACCGGTGCCGCTGCACTGGCCGTCGGTAAGGCCGCGCAGCCGGTCATCACCTTGTCCGCGGCCGTGCTCGAGCTCGTCCAGAAGGCGTTGTGGTGGGTCATCCGCCTGGCCCCGATCGGTACGGCGGGCCTGATCGGCAAGGCCGTCGCGAACTATGGCTGGGATCTGCTGTCGCCGTTGGCCAAGTTCTCCGGCGCCATCTACCTGGGTCTCGCGCTGGTGCTGCTCGTCGTCTACCCGGCTCTGCTGGCGTTCGTCGCCCGGCTGAATCCGCTGCGCTTCTTCGCCGGCGCCTGGCCCGCGATCCAGCTGGCCTTCGTCTCCCGGTCCTCGGTCGGCACGATGCCGTTGACCCAGCGGGTCGTCACCGACAACCTCGGCGTGCCGAAGGAGTACGCCGCGTTCAGCGTGCCGTTCGGCGCCACCACCAAGATGGACGGTTGCGCCGCGATCTACCCGGCCATTGCCGCGATCTTCGTGGCTCAGGTTTTCGGGGTCGACCTCGGCCTGAAGGAGTACGTGCTGATCGCCTTCGTCTCCGTGATCGGCTCGGCCGCGACCGCCGGTCTGACCGGAGCGATCGTGATGCTGACGCTCACCTTGTCGACCCTCGGCCTGCCGCTGGAAGGCGTCGGCCTGCTGCTCGCCATCGACCCGATCCTGGACATGGGCCGTACCGCCGTGAACGTCGCCGGTCAGGCGCTCGTCCCGGTACTGGTCGCCAAGCGTGAGGGCATCCTCGACGAAGACGTCTACAACGGCCACGAGGACCGCGCGATCGCCGACAACCGGGTGCCGGTAACCGTCTGA
- a CDS encoding SigE family RNA polymerase sigma factor — protein sequence MNDGERAAFNEFVQARLPKLLRFGHALTGDPHSGADLVQDALERAMLAWSRIDAKDDPEGYVRRIMVNRNVSIWRRHRKERLTDQPPEKASGESPGNERDDGLWEAIKQLPAKQRAVIVLRYYEDLSEVQIAATMGVSTGTVKSQASRAMAKLRTLMDEKNLVGGEVR from the coding sequence ATGAACGACGGGGAACGCGCTGCGTTCAACGAGTTCGTGCAGGCGCGGCTGCCGAAGCTGCTGCGTTTCGGGCATGCGCTGACCGGTGATCCGCACTCGGGGGCGGACCTGGTCCAGGACGCGCTCGAGCGGGCCATGTTGGCGTGGTCGCGGATCGATGCCAAGGACGATCCGGAAGGATATGTCCGGCGCATCATGGTGAACCGCAACGTGAGCATCTGGCGCCGGCACCGCAAGGAGCGGTTGACCGACCAGCCGCCGGAGAAGGCATCCGGCGAGTCACCCGGCAACGAACGCGACGACGGCCTGTGGGAGGCGATCAAACAACTGCCCGCGAAGCAGCGGGCGGTGATCGTGCTGCGGTATTACGAGGACCTGAGCGAGGTCCAGATCGCGGCGACCATGGGCGTCAGCACCGGCACGGTGAAGAGCCAGGCCTCCCGGGCCATGGCCAAGTTGAGGACTTTGATGGACGAGAAGAACCTGGTCGGAGGTGAGGTGCGATGA
- a CDS encoding WD40/YVTN/BNR-like repeat-containing protein produces the protein MSDLENDLKRVLQNKADGDYVTGADVMLDRVSKGATRLHRRRIGAVALSTLAIVTAGTTLALNLGDITDANPPVVGKTTTPPPGVSPTTTPQTAPTSAPTKGTTEGPAIGGQPTNTATTTPTITPTTPAVTPTVGVTVSGFNFRGAATNGDSTIRVIGDGNCNGAGCYPILLSTDGGKTFQYEESAPGQAHDLGVSGDYWWTSGGSQRSIQSSEDDGKTWTPHQAPGVIRAVYGQGSTPIFKIGTGSDMHLYRGGGSPYFTRIEPGLGRAHDYSVWGRAVASGDVNGMVGVVVSNSDHKPRMTPCKTTSIDTQVSAGPGDVIWLMCPTSASAGPTLMLSSDAGKSWKTVTSNVPRPGAVNHIAAISADAALYYAGPTSKATRVRVDGGTREVVITGMAEVGDLYFQTSSVGYASSYGRLMRTTDGGLTWNRVTFPAFE, from the coding sequence ATGAGTGACCTCGAGAACGACCTGAAGCGGGTCCTGCAGAACAAGGCCGACGGTGACTACGTGACCGGTGCGGACGTGATGCTGGACCGCGTCTCCAAGGGCGCCACCCGGCTGCACCGCCGCCGCATCGGCGCGGTCGCGCTGAGCACGCTCGCGATCGTCACCGCCGGTACGACGCTCGCCCTGAACCTCGGCGACATCACCGACGCGAACCCGCCGGTCGTCGGCAAAACCACCACGCCGCCTCCCGGTGTGTCCCCGACGACCACCCCGCAGACCGCGCCGACCTCGGCGCCGACCAAAGGCACGACCGAGGGACCGGCCATCGGCGGCCAGCCCACGAACACCGCCACCACAACTCCGACGATCACGCCCACCACTCCCGCGGTGACGCCGACTGTCGGAGTCACGGTGTCGGGTTTCAACTTCCGCGGTGCGGCGACCAACGGTGACAGCACGATCCGGGTTATCGGAGACGGCAACTGCAATGGCGCCGGCTGCTATCCGATCTTGCTCAGCACGGACGGCGGAAAGACCTTCCAGTACGAGGAGTCCGCTCCGGGGCAGGCGCACGATCTCGGTGTCTCGGGCGACTATTGGTGGACCTCTGGTGGTTCGCAGCGATCGATCCAGTCGAGCGAGGACGATGGCAAAACGTGGACCCCCCATCAGGCACCAGGGGTGATCCGGGCGGTCTACGGGCAAGGCAGTACCCCGATCTTCAAAATCGGCACGGGCTCGGACATGCACCTCTACCGAGGCGGCGGCTCGCCGTACTTCACCCGGATCGAGCCGGGTCTAGGCCGGGCGCACGACTACTCCGTCTGGGGCCGGGCCGTCGCGAGCGGCGACGTCAACGGCATGGTCGGAGTCGTGGTCAGCAACTCCGACCACAAACCCCGGATGACGCCCTGCAAGACCACCTCGATCGATACCCAGGTGTCCGCGGGACCGGGTGACGTGATCTGGCTGATGTGTCCCACCTCGGCCTCGGCCGGACCGACGTTGATGCTGTCGTCCGACGCGGGCAAGAGCTGGAAGACGGTCACCAGCAACGTGCCGCGGCCCGGCGCGGTGAACCACATCGCCGCGATCAGCGCGGACGCGGCGCTCTACTACGCCGGCCCGACCAGCAAGGCGACGCGGGTCCGGGTGGATGGCGGCACCCGCGAGGTGGTGATCACCGGCATGGCCGAGGTGGGTGATCTCTACTTCCAGACGTCGTCGGTGGGCTACGCGAGCAGCTATGGCCGGTTGATGCGGACGACCGACGGTGGTCTGACCTGGAACCGGGTGACATTCCCCGCTTTCGAGTAG
- the rlmN gene encoding 23S rRNA (adenine(2503)-C(2))-methyltransferase RlmN: protein MTTSLPLVFDEPRRAKKPPRHLADLSGEERKTAVTALGEPAFRANQLSNHYFSRLTDDPAQMTDLPAATRDKLVADLMPPLLTRVRDMECDNGTTRKTLWKLLDGSLVESVLMRYKDRTTMCVSSQAGCGMACPFCATGQAGLTRNMSTAEIVEQVVDGARALARGEINGGPGRVNNIVFMGMGEPMANYKAVIGAVRRFTEPSPEGLGISARGVTVSTVGLVPRMKQLATEGIPVTLALSLHAPDDELRDELVPINNRWKVDEVLDAAWGYAQQTKRRVSIEYAMIRDINDHAWRADLLGEKLAARGDWGWVHVNLIPLNPTPGSKWTASDPADEREFVRRLEAHGIPTTVRDTRGQEIDGACGQLAAAGD from the coding sequence ATGACTACCTCCCTGCCCTTGGTTTTCGATGAGCCGCGCCGTGCCAAGAAGCCGCCGCGGCACCTGGCCGACCTCAGTGGCGAGGAGCGCAAGACCGCGGTGACCGCGCTCGGGGAGCCCGCTTTCCGCGCGAACCAGCTGTCCAACCACTACTTCTCCCGGCTGACCGACGATCCGGCGCAGATGACCGATCTGCCGGCCGCGACCCGGGACAAGCTCGTCGCTGACCTGATGCCGCCGCTGCTGACCCGCGTGCGCGACATGGAGTGCGACAACGGCACCACCCGTAAGACCCTGTGGAAGCTGCTCGACGGCTCGCTGGTCGAGTCCGTGCTGATGCGCTACAAGGACCGGACGACGATGTGCGTGTCCTCCCAGGCCGGTTGTGGCATGGCCTGCCCGTTCTGCGCGACCGGCCAGGCCGGGCTGACCCGGAACATGAGCACCGCCGAGATCGTCGAGCAGGTCGTCGACGGCGCCCGCGCCCTGGCCCGTGGCGAGATCAACGGCGGACCGGGTCGGGTCAACAACATCGTCTTCATGGGCATGGGCGAGCCGATGGCCAACTACAAGGCCGTGATCGGCGCCGTCCGGCGATTCACCGAGCCGTCGCCCGAGGGCCTGGGCATCTCGGCTCGTGGCGTCACCGTCTCCACCGTCGGCCTGGTGCCGCGGATGAAGCAGCTCGCGACCGAGGGCATCCCGGTCACACTGGCGTTGTCGCTGCACGCGCCGGATGACGAGCTCCGCGACGAGCTGGTGCCGATCAACAACCGGTGGAAGGTCGACGAGGTTCTCGACGCCGCCTGGGGATACGCCCAGCAGACCAAACGCCGCGTCTCCATCGAGTACGCGATGATTCGCGATATCAACGACCACGCCTGGCGAGCCGACCTGCTCGGCGAGAAGCTCGCGGCCCGCGGCGACTGGGGGTGGGTGCACGTCAACCTGATCCCGCTGAACCCGACGCCCGGCTCGAAGTGGACCGCCTCCGACCCGGCCGATGAGCGCGAGTTCGTCCGGCGGCTCGAGGCGCACGGCATCCCCACCACCGTCCGCGATACCCGCGGGCAGGAGATCGACGGCGCCTGCGGCCAGCTCGCCGCCGCGGGCGACTGA
- a CDS encoding DivIVA domain-containing protein, with the protein MLRPDFAVRRTGERYDRADVDAFVNRVLAATERGTPSGPELTRPELTRADVQNATFGRPFFGPGYAAEQVDDFLSQAVSWLPADEPPHRTAHKTTDHTTHRPEQSDPVQFEPPQFSPVRLRAAYDMDEVDDFVDRVMATVNRRPVDRPVTDRDVREVAFSVVRVREGYEIEQVDLFLDQAEDWLRHP; encoded by the coding sequence TTGCTGCGCCCAGACTTCGCCGTACGGCGGACCGGCGAGCGCTATGACCGCGCCGACGTCGATGCCTTCGTCAATCGCGTGCTGGCCGCCACCGAGCGCGGCACGCCGTCCGGCCCGGAGCTGACCCGGCCCGAGCTCACCCGCGCCGACGTTCAGAACGCCACCTTCGGCCGGCCGTTCTTCGGTCCGGGTTATGCGGCCGAACAGGTCGACGACTTCCTGTCGCAAGCGGTGAGCTGGCTGCCGGCGGACGAGCCCCCGCACCGCACGGCCCACAAGACGACCGACCACACGACCCACCGCCCAGAGCAGAGCGACCCGGTGCAGTTCGAGCCGCCGCAGTTCTCGCCGGTGCGGCTCCGGGCGGCGTACGACATGGACGAGGTCGATGACTTTGTCGACCGGGTGATGGCCACGGTCAATCGCCGGCCGGTCGATCGGCCGGTCACCGATCGCGACGTGCGAGAGGTCGCGTTCAGCGTGGTCCGGGTGCGCGAGGGCTACGAGATCGAGCAGGTCGACCTCTTCCTCGACCAGGCCGAAGACTGGCTCCGCCACCCCTGA
- a CDS encoding nuclear transport factor 2 family protein, which produces MVAAVPEDLARLLVAHINAGDVEAVVALYEPTAVLALPGGGIAAGHTEIRAFYTDLLGG; this is translated from the coding sequence ATGGTTGCCGCCGTACCGGAAGACTTGGCGCGTTTGCTGGTGGCGCACATCAATGCCGGCGACGTGGAGGCGGTTGTCGCGCTCTACGAGCCGACGGCCGTGCTGGCTCTGCCGGGTGGAGGGATCGCGGCAGGGCATACGGAGATCCGGGCGTTCTATACCGACCTGCTGGGCGGATGA
- a CDS encoding DUF1304 family protein has protein sequence MSTTAQVLAVFIGVMLVSVFVMESFLYRHPKLYPLFLIDADDFDAVRMWTINMGFYNLTTAVALFAGVALVRTDHVAQGEALLVFTAAQHVFLAFVLVASQRKLWLNSIMEGLPAAALLVAALA, from the coding sequence ATGAGTACGACGGCGCAGGTGCTCGCGGTTTTCATCGGGGTGATGCTCGTGTCGGTGTTCGTGATGGAGTCGTTCCTCTATCGCCACCCGAAGCTCTACCCGCTCTTCCTGATCGACGCAGACGACTTCGATGCCGTACGGATGTGGACCATCAACATGGGCTTCTATAACCTGACGACCGCCGTTGCCCTGTTCGCCGGAGTGGCACTGGTCCGAACCGACCATGTCGCCCAGGGGGAAGCGCTCCTTGTGTTCACGGCCGCACAACACGTCTTCTTAGCTTTCGTGCTGGTCGCGTCGCAACGAAAACTCTGGCTCAACTCGATCATGGAGGGTCTGCCGGCGGCCGCACTTCTCGTGGCGGCGCTCGCCTGA
- a CDS encoding cupin domain-containing protein, translated as MKASVKFSPPGTGTEYVAPDATVTVKIAAVHTGGMYELFEIDAPRGPAGPPHKEAWSKAFYVLQGRILVQADDSAYDLGPGSSITIPAGTTNTFTVLTPAAKFLAISLTDSMGRFFADLDKAPAGDFEALRVVIARHGVTINGEMP; from the coding sequence ATGAAGGCATCCGTGAAATTCAGTCCGCCCGGCACCGGCACCGAGTACGTCGCGCCGGACGCCACGGTCACGGTCAAGATCGCGGCCGTGCACACCGGCGGGATGTACGAGCTCTTCGAGATCGACGCACCCCGCGGACCGGCCGGTCCACCGCACAAAGAGGCGTGGAGCAAGGCGTTCTACGTCCTCCAGGGACGCATCCTCGTGCAAGCGGATGACAGTGCCTACGACCTCGGACCCGGATCGTCGATCACCATCCCGGCCGGCACCACCAACACGTTCACCGTGCTGACGCCCGCGGCCAAATTCCTCGCCATCAGCCTGACCGACAGCATGGGCCGGTTCTTCGCCGACCTGGACAAAGCGCCGGCCGGGGATTTCGAGGCATTACGTGTGGTCATCGCTCGCCATGGCGTGACGATCAACGGGGAGATGCCATGA